From the genome of Solidesulfovibrio carbinolicus, one region includes:
- a CDS encoding citrate synthase, translating to MTKSNAAILKYGDLSIELPVLVGSEGEVGIDITSLEKDAGLLAFDPGYGNTGSCQSAITFVDGEKGILRHRGIPIEQLAEKSTFIETAMLLIFGKLPSLEERAAFRGLLSEHELLHEGLLHHFDGFQPGGQPMAILSAVINSLGNYHPELLEIQSPDEFRLAVAKLISKVRTIAAFSYRKSLGLPFMYPDPNLSYCRNFLHMMFSVPNRDYEPTKAAVAALTLFLVVHADHEQNCSCSTVRMVGSTKANLFASVSSGICALWGRLHGGANAAVIQMLTEMMAGRYKVKTFLDMVKRKEKRLMGFGHRVYKNFDPRAKVLKKAADNLLLETGVSDPLMDAALELQEAALNDDYFKSRKLYPNVDFYSGIILRALGIPVNMFPVMFAIGRLPGWIAHWHEENRDVTTRIHRPRQIYTGPARRPYVPLDQR from the coding sequence ATGACCAAATCCAACGCCGCCATTCTCAAATACGGCGACCTTTCCATCGAACTGCCCGTGCTGGTCGGCAGCGAAGGCGAAGTCGGCATCGACATCACCTCCCTGGAAAAGGACGCCGGGCTGCTGGCTTTCGATCCCGGCTACGGCAACACCGGCTCCTGCCAGTCGGCCATCACCTTCGTGGACGGCGAAAAGGGCATCCTGCGACACCGCGGCATCCCCATCGAACAATTGGCGGAAAAAAGCACATTTATTGAAACCGCCATGCTGCTGATCTTCGGCAAATTGCCCTCCCTCGAAGAACGTGCGGCCTTTCGCGGGCTGTTGTCCGAACATGAGCTGTTGCACGAAGGTTTGCTCCATCATTTCGACGGGTTTCAGCCCGGCGGCCAGCCGATGGCCATTTTGTCGGCGGTCATCAATTCCCTGGGCAACTACCACCCCGAACTGCTGGAAATCCAAAGCCCGGACGAATTCCGCCTGGCCGTGGCCAAGCTCATCAGCAAGGTGCGCACCATCGCGGCCTTCAGCTACCGCAAATCCCTGGGCCTGCCGTTCATGTATCCCGACCCGAACCTCAGCTATTGCCGCAACTTCCTGCACATGATGTTTTCCGTGCCCAACCGCGACTACGAGCCCACCAAGGCGGCCGTGGCGGCGCTGACGCTGTTTCTGGTGGTCCACGCCGACCATGAACAGAACTGCTCCTGCTCCACCGTGCGCATGGTCGGCTCCACCAAGGCCAACCTGTTCGCCAGCGTGTCCTCGGGCATCTGCGCCCTGTGGGGACGCCTGCACGGCGGAGCCAACGCCGCCGTCATCCAGATGCTTACCGAGATGATGGCCGGCCGCTACAAGGTCAAAACCTTCCTGGACATGGTCAAGCGCAAGGAAAAACGGCTCATGGGCTTTGGCCACCGGGTCTACAAGAACTTCGATCCCCGGGCCAAGGTGCTCAAAAAGGCCGCCGACAACCTGCTGCTGGAAACCGGCGTCAGCGACCCCCTCATGGACGCCGCCCTGGAACTCCAGGAAGCGGCCCTAAACGACGACTACTTCAAGAGCCGCAAGCTCTACCCCAACGTGGACTTCTACTCCGGCATCATCCTGCGGGCCCTGGGCATCCCGGTCAACATGTTCCCGGTCATGTTCGCCATCGGCCGGCTGCCCGGCTGGATCGCCCACTGGCACGAGGAAAACCGTGACGTCACGACCCGCATCCACCGGCCGCGCCAGATCTACACCGGCCCGGCCCGCCGGCCATACGTGCCGCTGGACCAGCGGTAG
- a CDS encoding formate dehydrogenase accessory protein FdhE, translating into MTQSDDQLLSIPDAVQRLRRERPHARAFLDPFVGLLLAREPLLAELDREAGTVPLPKPDPVRLGQGASLSPREEFPMDRLALRRVFEALHPVLAAGFRDIRADLLNVGQAACREPEFLDEAVGHLLADRRAALIALGRSLGVDPRVLGFWCVQLVTPLAMARGRALAPLVEGMAWNRGYCPVCGSWPGHGRRDASGLVMTCSFCAATWRFARRECPHCEAPGPQGQVYAVPGYESERVAVCRRCNHFLGELAAEALPGLPPEVAALTLTPIELLARQHGHRPATMDWRQMVWG; encoded by the coding sequence ATGACCCAATCCGACGATCAGTTGCTGTCCATCCCCGACGCCGTGCAGCGCTTGCGCAGGGAGCGGCCCCATGCCCGGGCTTTTCTCGATCCCTTCGTGGGCTTGCTCCTGGCCCGGGAACCGCTTTTGGCCGAGCTGGACCGGGAGGCCGGGACAGTCCCCCTGCCCAAGCCCGATCCGGTGCGCCTGGGGCAGGGGGCCAGCCTCTCGCCGCGCGAGGAATTCCCCATGGACCGCCTGGCCCTGCGCCGGGTCTTCGAGGCCCTGCATCCGGTGCTGGCCGCCGGCTTTCGCGACATCCGGGCCGATCTGCTCAACGTCGGCCAGGCCGCCTGCCGCGAGCCGGAATTCCTGGATGAGGCCGTGGGCCATCTGCTGGCCGACCGGCGCGCCGCGCTCATTGCCCTGGGCCGGTCCCTTGGCGTCGATCCCCGGGTGCTCGGGTTTTGGTGCGTGCAGCTGGTCACGCCCCTGGCCATGGCGCGTGGCCGGGCGCTTGCCCCGCTGGTCGAGGGCATGGCCTGGAACCGGGGCTATTGCCCGGTGTGCGGCTCCTGGCCCGGCCATGGCCGGCGCGACGCATCCGGTCTAGTCATGACCTGCTCCTTTTGCGCCGCGACCTGGCGTTTTGCCCGCCGCGAATGCCCCCACTGCGAGGCCCCGGGACCCCAGGGGCAGGTCTATGCCGTGCCGGGCTACGAGAGCGAGCGGGTCGCCGTGTGCCGGCGCTGCAACCATTTCCTGGGCGAACTGGCGGCCGAGGCCCTGCCCGGCCTGCCACCCGAGGTGGCCGCCCTGACCCTGACGCCCATCGAACTTTTGGCCCGCCAGCACGGCCACCGGCCGGCCACCATGGATTGGCGGCAGATGGTCTGGGGCTAG
- the fdnG gene encoding formate dehydrogenase-N subunit alpha, whose protein sequence is MGISRRGFMKLTGAGLACLGLKDLGLDPRPAAAYATTLRIEGAKEYQSTCPFCSCGCSILMFVKDGKFLSSEGDPDYPVSEGALCPKGAAFHSMHVSHHRILKPKYRAPGSDKWEEKDWDFVLDRIAKRVKETRDRDFMEKNDKGQTVNRVESIFHLGTSQMDNEECAVTHQMLRSLGVVHLDHQARVUHSPTVPALAESFGRGAMTQHWIDIKNADVVLIMGSNAAEHHPISFKWVLAAKDAGATVIHVDPKFSRTSARCDFHVPLRSGTDIAFLGGLMKYIMDKDLYFKDYVVDYTNASFIVSEGFSFKDGLFSGFDPVTKTYDRKTWTFDKDENGIPKKDKTLQHPRCVFQMMKQHYSRYGIDTVSGITGVSKENLLKVWDAVASTGKPTKVATMMYALGWTQHSVGVQNIRCAGILQLLLGNVGMAGGGVNAMRGEPNVQGSTDHALLYDALPGYHSVPTTAWPTLADYLKANTPVTKDPKSVNWWQNRPKYVVSLLKGWFGDAATPENEFGYGWLPKIEPNVEYASLFMFDKMYKGKIKGGFIYGHNPAMSMPNTHKIRKALSNLDWLVIGEAHETETCAFWRQPGTDPKSVKTEVFMLPSCQRGEKDGTTSNSGRWHMWHYKGYEPAGDSKPMGWMVVEIMKGVRSLYKKEGGAFPTPILNADWYEQYDADFMAKKINGQFTRDVTIGDKQYKKGDQVPAFAMLAADGSTTSLCWVYAGSYGPGGNLTKRRDHTQTPMQAKIGLFPNYSWAWPVNRRIIYNRASVDVNGKPFNPAKTVIAWEEGKWIGDVPDGPAPPMADPKGVYPFIMHTEGFGQLFGPGRVDGPLPEHYEPAETPITANPFSKQMSNPCMKVAESDIDALAKNGDPRFPIVLTTYSLTEHWCGGGDTRNTPALLEAEPQLYVEISQELAKEKGVKNGDVIIIETLRGKVEAVAMVTVRMTPLTVQGKTLHLIGMPFCFGWTTPGCGDATNRLTVSVADPNTRIPEYKACLCNVRKADKVTELQR, encoded by the coding sequence ATGGGCATATCACGACGCGGATTTATGAAACTGACGGGGGCCGGTCTGGCCTGCCTGGGTCTTAAGGACCTGGGCCTGGACCCCCGTCCGGCGGCGGCGTACGCCACGACGCTGCGCATCGAAGGGGCCAAGGAATACCAGTCCACCTGCCCGTTTTGTTCGTGCGGGTGCAGCATTTTGATGTTCGTCAAGGACGGCAAGTTCTTAAGCTCCGAAGGCGACCCGGACTATCCGGTCAGCGAAGGGGCCCTTTGCCCCAAGGGCGCCGCTTTCCACTCCATGCACGTCAGCCATCACCGGATATTAAAGCCCAAGTACCGGGCTCCGGGCAGCGACAAGTGGGAAGAAAAGGACTGGGACTTCGTCCTGGACCGCATCGCCAAGCGCGTCAAGGAGACCCGCGACCGCGACTTCATGGAGAAAAACGACAAGGGACAGACCGTTAACCGGGTCGAGTCCATCTTCCACCTCGGCACCTCCCAGATGGACAACGAGGAGTGCGCCGTCACCCACCAAATGCTTCGCAGCCTGGGGGTCGTCCATCTCGACCACCAGGCCCGGGTCTGACACTCGCCCACTGTACCGGCTCTGGCAGAGTCGTTCGGACGCGGCGCGATGACCCAGCACTGGATTGACATCAAAAACGCCGACGTGGTGCTCATCATGGGCAGCAACGCGGCGGAACACCACCCCATCTCGTTCAAATGGGTGCTTGCGGCCAAGGACGCCGGGGCCACGGTCATTCACGTGGACCCCAAGTTCTCCCGCACCTCGGCCCGTTGCGATTTCCACGTGCCCCTGCGTTCCGGCACGGACATCGCATTCCTCGGCGGCCTCATGAAGTACATCATGGACAAGGATCTGTACTTCAAGGACTACGTCGTCGACTACACCAACGCTTCCTTTATCGTCTCCGAAGGCTTCAGCTTCAAGGACGGTCTGTTCTCGGGTTTCGATCCGGTCACTAAGACCTATGATCGCAAGACCTGGACCTTTGACAAGGACGAGAACGGCATTCCCAAGAAAGACAAGACGCTGCAGCACCCGCGTTGCGTCTTCCAGATGATGAAGCAGCACTATTCCCGCTACGGCATCGACACGGTTTCCGGCATCACCGGCGTGTCCAAGGAAAATCTGCTCAAGGTCTGGGACGCGGTGGCTTCCACGGGCAAACCGACCAAGGTTGCCACCATGATGTACGCCCTGGGCTGGACCCAGCATTCGGTGGGCGTGCAGAACATCCGCTGCGCCGGCATCCTCCAGCTGCTTCTGGGCAACGTGGGCATGGCCGGCGGCGGCGTCAACGCCATGCGCGGCGAGCCCAACGTCCAGGGTTCCACCGACCACGCCCTGCTCTATGACGCGCTCCCCGGTTACCATTCCGTGCCGACCACGGCCTGGCCGACCCTGGCCGACTACCTCAAGGCCAACACGCCGGTGACCAAGGACCCCAAGAGCGTCAACTGGTGGCAAAACCGGCCCAAGTACGTGGTGAGTCTGCTCAAGGGCTGGTTCGGCGACGCGGCCACCCCGGAAAACGAGTTCGGCTATGGCTGGCTGCCGAAAATCGAGCCCAACGTCGAGTACGCCAGCTTGTTCATGTTCGACAAGATGTACAAGGGCAAGATCAAGGGCGGGTTCATCTATGGCCACAACCCGGCCATGTCCATGCCCAACACCCACAAGATCAGAAAAGCGCTGAGTAACCTTGACTGGCTGGTCATCGGCGAGGCCCACGAGACCGAGACCTGCGCCTTCTGGCGCCAGCCCGGCACGGACCCCAAGTCCGTCAAGACCGAGGTTTTTATGCTGCCGTCGTGCCAGCGCGGCGAAAAGGACGGCACCACCTCCAACTCCGGCCGCTGGCACATGTGGCACTACAAGGGCTATGAGCCGGCCGGCGACAGCAAGCCCATGGGCTGGATGGTCGTCGAGATCATGAAGGGTGTGCGGTCCCTCTACAAGAAGGAAGGCGGTGCGTTCCCGACGCCCATCCTCAACGCCGACTGGTACGAGCAGTACGACGCGGACTTCATGGCCAAGAAGATCAACGGCCAGTTCACCCGCGACGTCACCATCGGCGACAAGCAGTACAAGAAGGGCGACCAGGTGCCGGCCTTTGCCATGCTGGCCGCCGACGGTTCCACCACCAGCCTGTGCTGGGTCTACGCCGGCAGCTACGGCCCCGGCGGCAACCTGACCAAACGCCGCGACCACACCCAAACGCCCATGCAGGCCAAGATCGGCCTGTTCCCGAACTACTCCTGGGCCTGGCCCGTCAACCGGCGCATCATCTACAACCGCGCCTCGGTGGACGTGAACGGCAAGCCGTTCAATCCGGCCAAGACCGTCATCGCCTGGGAAGAGGGCAAATGGATCGGCGACGTGCCTGACGGGCCGGCGCCCCCCATGGCCGATCCCAAGGGCGTGTATCCGTTCATCATGCATACCGAAGGCTTTGGTCAGCTCTTCGGCCCCGGCCGCGTGGACGGCCCCCTGCCCGAACACTACGAACCGGCGGAAACGCCCATCACGGCCAACCCCTTCTCCAAGCAGATGAGCAACCCCTGCATGAAGGTGGCGGAAAGCGACATCGACGCCCTGGCCAAAAACGGCGATCCGCGCTTTCCCATCGTGCTCACCACCTACAGCCTCACCGAGCACTGGTGCGGCGGCGGCGACACCCGCAACACCCCGGCCCTGCTCGAAGCCGAACCCCAGCTCTATGTGGAGATCAGCCAGGAGCTGGCCAAGGAAAAAGGCGTCAAAAATGGTGATGTCATCATCATTGAGACCCTGCGGGGCAAGGTCGAGGCCGTGGCCATGGTCACGGTGCGCATGACGCCGCTGACCGTGCAGGGCAAGACCCTTCACCTGATCGGGATGCCGTTTTGCTTCGGCTGGACCACCCCGGGCTGCGGCGACGCCACCAACCGCCTGACGGTTTCCGTGGCCGACCCCAACACCCGCATCCCCGAGTACAAGGCCTGCCTGTGCAACGTGCGCAAGGCCGACAAGGTGACGGAACTGCAACGCTAA